A single region of the Nicotiana sylvestris chromosome 6, ASM39365v2, whole genome shotgun sequence genome encodes:
- the LOC138870185 gene encoding uncharacterized protein, whose protein sequence is MFDGMGNPRVHMRTYCDKLVGVGKDERICMKLFMSSLKGDALSWYIGQDPKKWSSWVGMISDFMDRFKFNTENAPDVFYIQNLKKKPTEMFHKYATHWRSEAAKVRPALEEEQMNKFFVRDQDPRYYEQLMMIENHKFSDIIKLGERIEEAIAEPIDQLYERLKATGYVTLIPAATPKNPSQWVDPNKSCAYHSGIKGYTIDECRSLKDKIQSLIDNKIIVANNPL, encoded by the exons atgtttgatggtatggGTAATCCAAGGGTCCatatgaggacatattgcgacaagctggttggagtaggaaaggatgaaagaatctgcatgaagttgttcatgagtagtttgaaaggagatgcattatcttggtacatcggCCAAGACCCCAAGAAGTGGTCCAGCTGGGTAGGCATGAtatctgactttatggatagattcaagtttaatacagagaatgcaccagatgtattCTATAtccaaaatttgaagaagaagcccacagagatgTTTCACAAGTATGCTACCCACTGGAGGTcggaagctgctaaggtcagacctgccttagaagaggagcaaatgaataagttctttgtccgggATCAGGACCCGCGGTACTATGAGcagctgatgatgattgagaaccacaagttctccgacattatcaaattaggtgaaagaattgaagaag ccattgctgaacccattgaccagctgtatgaaagactcaaagctactggttatgtcaccctcatccctgctgcaacccctaaGAATCCTTCCCAATGGGTtgacccaaacaaatcctgtgcataccactccggcataaaAGGGTATACTATCGATGAAtgccgctccttgaaagacaagatccagtccttgattgacaacaagatcattgtggcaaataACCCGCTCTAA